A region of Desulfolithobacter dissulfuricans DNA encodes the following proteins:
- a CDS encoding AMIN domain-containing protein, translated as MKNYPCTVITLLVAVLLPAVLFAATDSAVLEDIRFEKSAADAEQVIFSLDRSTIPRVFAIKGKKPRVVFDFPATRPATSLAHQIQTSGRYIERIRIGIHNKPQLKTRVVLDLRPGQHLDFDQQFLPEKHQLILQVFTEESTTTAVDHTPPADQTTQKTTTRPPDLVPKPESAAAAIPRDPARKVKETKTKEGTKIFHPPNAAVMPTLTGVEFDTSRSRGEMILFKLNGFYPPRVFGIAEGLPRVVCDFKDTRLDKSVQRLIKANGRYVKSIRTGRHEDRIRVVLDLKQGNNYDLQQVFFKEDNLFVLIVNTLDNAPSTAEIEKPLQRR; from the coding sequence ATGAAAAATTATCCCTGCACGGTCATCACCCTGCTTGTGGCAGTGCTGCTGCCCGCCGTGCTGTTTGCGGCCACCGATTCGGCGGTGCTTGAAGATATCCGGTTTGAAAAATCCGCTGCCGATGCGGAACAGGTCATCTTCAGTCTGGACAGGAGCACGATACCCAGGGTTTTTGCCATCAAAGGGAAAAAACCGCGGGTGGTTTTCGATTTTCCCGCCACCCGGCCCGCTACGTCGCTGGCCCACCAGATCCAGACCAGTGGCCGCTACATAGAACGCATCCGGATCGGGATCCACAACAAGCCGCAGCTGAAAACCAGGGTTGTCCTGGACCTGCGCCCGGGCCAGCACCTTGATTTCGACCAGCAGTTCCTGCCGGAAAAACACCAGCTTATCCTCCAGGTATTCACCGAAGAGAGCACTACCACAGCGGTGGACCATACCCCGCCTGCTGACCAAACAACACAAAAAACGACCACCCGTCCCCCGGACCTGGTCCCGAAACCAGAATCCGCGGCTGCAGCCATACCACGCGACCCGGCCCGGAAGGTGAAAGAGACAAAGACAAAGGAAGGAACAAAAATATTCCACCCGCCAAATGCTGCGGTCATGCCCACCCTGACCGGGGTGGAATTTGATACTTCCCGCAGCCGGGGCGAGATGATCCTTTTTAAACTCAACGGATTCTACCCCCCCAGGGTTTTTGGTATTGCCGAAGGGCTGCCACGGGTGGTATGCGACTTCAAGGATACCCGCCTGGACAAGTCCGTACAGCGGTTGATCAAGGCAAACGGGCGTTATGTGAAGAGTATCAGGACCGGTCGACACGAGGACAGAATCCGGGTGGTGCTCGACCTGAAGCAGGGAAACAACTACGATCTCCAGCAGGTCTTTTTCAAGGAAGACAACCTCTTTGTCCTCATCGTCAACACCCTGGACAACGCCCCTTCCACCGCCGAGATAGAAAAGCCGCTCCAGCGCCGCTGA